TGATTGAATTTTCACCAGAGGATGCCACACGTACAGAACTTGATTTCCTATTGCAGGTAGTGCAAACTGCTGTAGATGCTGGTGCTACTTATATTAATATCCCTGATACAGTTGGCTTTACCACGCCAGTAGAATTTGGCCATATTTTCAAGTATCTCATTGAAAATGTTAAATCTGACCGTGACATTATTTTCAGCCCTCATTGTCATGATGACTTAGGAATGGCAACCGCTAATACCCTCGCTGCCATTAAAAATGGTGCTGGACGTGTTGAAGGAACGGTTAATGGTATCGGAGAACGTGCTGGTAACGTAGCTCTTGAAGAAGTGGCCGTAGCTCTTAATATTCGTGAAGATTACTATGATGCGACCAGTGCTATCGTTCTTGATGAGACAGTGACCACTTCAGAAATGGTATCACGTTTCTCGGGTATTCCTGTTCCTAAAAATAAAGCTGTTGTTGGTGGCAATGCTTTTTCGCATGAATCCGGTATTCATCAAGATGGTTTTCTTAAGAATCCCCTCACTTATGAAATTATCACGCCTGAATTGGTTGGTGTTAAGAAAAGTTCCCTGCCGCTTGGGAAATTATCTGGCCGTCATGCCTTTATTGAAAAATTAAAAGAATTGAAGCTTGATTTTGAAGAAGGAGAGGTTGCACCTCTTTTTGCAAAATTTAAATCGTTGGCCGATAAAAAACACGATATCACAGATGCTGATATTAGAGCTTTGGTAGCAGGGACTAGTGTTGAAAATCCTGAAGGTTTCCACTTTAAGGACTTAAGGCTGACATCAAATGATGACGACACGATCACAGCACAAGTTATTATGGTCAATGAGGGTGAGGAAGAAGTAACTATCATTGCTAATGGTAAGGGTTCTGTTGAAGCTATTTTCAATGCTGTCGATAAATTCTTTAATCAAACTGTTAAGTTAGATAGTTATAATATTGAGGCTGTTACTGATGGTATTGATGCTCAGGCACGTGTGCTCGTTTCTGTGGAAAATGTTGATACGGATACCATTTTCAATGCTTCTGGTCTTGACTTTGATGTTTTAAAAGCTAGTGCTATTGCTTATATCAATGCTAATACCTTTGTTCAA
This region of Streptococcus mutans genomic DNA includes:
- a CDS encoding 2-isopropylmalate synthase, producing the protein MRKVEFLDTTLRDGEQTPGVNFSIKEKVAIAKQLEKWGISDIEAGFPAASPDSFEAVKQIAAAMTTTAVSGLARSVKSDIDACYEALKDAKFPQCHVFIATSPIHREFKLKKSKEEILEVIKEHVTYARSKFDVIEFSPEDATRTELDFLLQVVQTAVDAGATYINIPDTVGFTTPVEFGHIFKYLIENVKSDRDIIFSPHCHDDLGMATANTLAAIKNGAGRVEGTVNGIGERAGNVALEEVAVALNIREDYYDATSAIVLDETVTTSEMVSRFSGIPVPKNKAVVGGNAFSHESGIHQDGFLKNPLTYEIITPELVGVKKSSLPLGKLSGRHAFIEKLKELKLDFEEGEVAPLFAKFKSLADKKHDITDADIRALVAGTSVENPEGFHFKDLRLTSNDDDTITAQVIMVNEGEEEVTIIANGKGSVEAIFNAVDKFFNQTVKLDSYNIEAVTDGIDAQARVLVSVENVDTDTIFNASGLDFDVLKASAIAYINANTFVQKENAGEIGHKVSERDYPSND